One bacterium DNA window includes the following coding sequences:
- a CDS encoding CsgG/HfaB family protein has protein sequence MRKNAVICLLIASTALAAPKVKIAFMGIEPSGVSESVASGVSVSFLNALINTHRFEVVERERLEALMEEQGLALSGCTTTECFVKVGQLAGAQKVIVGQVAQVGGSYVVSVRVVDVYSGRVEQSLAEKSGNLEGLLTVADSLAVQLSGTISVEGTVVSVSGNTIKTDLGSQEDISVNDMVYLVRLGEEFYHPETGMFLGRDVEELGEAKITKVLADELSEAVLEGAFSVVVGDKVRLVKLVSISPVAGSSGAGRIAFFSDRDGDYEIFVMDADGRNQTNLTNNTCHDCFPAWSPDGRRIAFTSSRDGDNEIFVMDADGGNQTQLTDNDSDDFWPAWSPDGRRIAFCSDRDRDEEIFVMDADGNNQTQLTFNDDWDEYPAWSPDGRRIAFASYRDGDYEIFVMDADGRNQTQLTHNEISDMYPDWCPVE, from the coding sequence ATGCGTAAAAATGCCGTTATTTGCCTTCTGATAGCCTCCACCGCCCTGGCCGCGCCCAAGGTAAAAATCGCCTTCATGGGCATCGAGCCCAGCGGGGTGAGCGAGTCCGTGGCCTCCGGCGTTTCGGTCAGCTTCCTGAATGCGCTCATCAACACGCACCGCTTCGAGGTCGTCGAGCGGGAGCGCCTGGAGGCCCTGATGGAAGAGCAGGGGCTGGCGCTTTCCGGCTGCACGACGACGGAGTGCTTCGTTAAGGTGGGTCAACTGGCGGGCGCCCAGAAGGTGATCGTGGGACAAGTCGCGCAGGTGGGCGGGTCCTATGTCGTCAGCGTGAGGGTGGTGGATGTCTATTCGGGCCGGGTGGAGCAGTCGCTTGCCGAGAAATCGGGTAATTTGGAGGGCCTGTTGACGGTGGCTGATTCACTGGCCGTCCAGTTGTCCGGAACCATTTCGGTAGAGGGCACCGTGGTTTCGGTTTCGGGAAACACCATTAAAACCGATCTCGGAAGCCAGGAAGACATCAGCGTGAACGACATGGTGTACCTGGTGCGGTTGGGCGAAGAGTTTTATCACCCCGAGACCGGCATGTTCCTCGGCCGCGACGTCGAGGAACTGGGCGAGGCGAAAATCACCAAGGTGCTGGCCGATGAGCTCTCCGAGGCGGTCCTGGAGGGTGCGTTTTCGGTGGTCGTCGGGGACAAGGTGCGGCTTGTAAAACTGGTCAGTATATCGCCGGTTGCCGGTTCCTCCGGCGCGGGCCGCATCGCCTTTTTCTCCGACCGCGACGGGGACTATGAAATCTTCGTGATGGACGCCGACGGGCGCAACCAGACCAATTTGACCAACAACACCTGTCATGACTGTTTTCCCGCCTGGAGTCCCGACGGCCGCCGCATCGCCTTTACTTCTAGCCGCGACGGGGACAATGAGATCTTTGTGATGGACGCCGACGGGGGCAACCAGACCCAGTTGACCGACAACGACAGCGATGACTTCTGGCCCGCCTGGAGTCCGGACGGCCGCCGCATCGCCTTCTGCTCCGACCGCGACAGGGACGAAGAAATCTTCGTGATGGACGCTGACGGGAACAACCAGACCCAGTTGACCTTTAACGATGATTGGGACGAATATCCCGCCTGGAGTCCGGACGGCCGCCGCATCGCCTTTGCCTCCTACCGCGACGGGGACTATGAAATCTTCGTGATGGACGCCGACGGGCGCAACCAGACCCAGTTAACACATAACGAAATCAGCGACATGTATCCCGACTGGTGCCCGGTGGAGTAG
- a CDS encoding DUF1284 domain-containing protein, with the protein MSRPPTAGVIRLRPHHLLCLVAFQGEGYSPEFVEKTRDLQRALLADGTVIELVRGPDDLCDGCPEMKEECVSLAPDSGVDGLDHAASALLGVSPGRHRAADLLQSLKDAYSAERGYEVCGGCSWLPRMDCPRVIAIRLRELFPEKPTHGGGPRA; encoded by the coding sequence GTGAGCCGTCCGCCGACCGCCGGCGTCATCCGTCTGCGCCCGCACCACCTGCTGTGCCTTGTGGCCTTTCAGGGCGAGGGGTACTCACCGGAGTTCGTGGAGAAGACGCGGGATCTCCAGCGCGCCCTCCTGGCTGACGGCACGGTGATCGAGCTGGTTCGCGGGCCGGACGACCTCTGCGACGGATGCCCGGAGATGAAGGAGGAGTGCGTTTCCCTCGCTCCGGATTCCGGCGTGGACGGGCTCGATCACGCCGCCTCCGCCCTTCTGGGAGTTTCCCCGGGGCGTCACCGGGCGGCGGATCTGCTCCAATCGCTGAAGGACGCCTATAGCGCCGAGCGGGGCTACGAGGTCTGCGGCGGTTGTTCATGGCTGCCCCGGATGGACTGCCCGCGGGTTATCGCAATCCGGCTGAGGGAGCTTTTCCCTGAAAAACCGACCCACGGCGGAGGACCCCGTGCGTAG
- a CDS encoding FlgD immunoglobulin-like domain containing protein: GETTINFSLPSDSHVRLAVYDLSGRLITTLVDDTLTAGRHTLGWDGTASRGTSVQSGVYFYKLDTETDSATRRLVLVR, from the coding sequence CGGCGAGACGACGATCAACTTCTCGCTGCCGTCGGACTCGCACGTCCGTCTGGCGGTTTACGACCTGTCGGGCCGTCTGATCACGACGCTGGTTGACGACACACTGACGGCCGGCCGTCACACGCTCGGCTGGGACGGCACCGCCTCCCGCGGGACGAGCGTGCAGAGCGGCGTTTACTTCTACAAACTCGATACCGAAACCGACAGCGCAACCCGGCGACTGGTCCTCGTTCGCTGA
- the gatB gene encoding Asp-tRNA(Asn)/Glu-tRNA(Gln) amidotransferase subunit GatB, with product MTDYRPTIAFEVHLQLDTASKAYCGCAVVFGAEPNTVVCPVCTGQPGALPVPNRGVFEKAVRVALALGCEIAEKTHFDRKNYFYPDLPKGFQISQHPVPVGRAGELRFPAERYGEEADAVVKISRVHVEEDTAKAVHDSKGDTLIDFNRSGVPLMEIVTEPCIPTPEIAHAYLLALKNTLEYLDVSSCSMEEGSLRVDTNISVAPAGSKKLGTKVEVKNLNSFKAVKAALEYEFERQTGILASGGKVIQETRHWDDREGTTLPGRVKEEAMDYRYFPEPDIPPLKIPREWVEEIRENLPELPQRARERLHAAGLSGYDAWVLVAERNRLRYFEAVVAADVPVKAAANWVNGDLAALSKEEGRGFGDCPLPSDQLAELIELVEGGKLSGKAAKEVLGRAYRGEGSPAELLEKHGLGQISDEDSIEEAVRRVIAEHPAEREAYRAGKVQLAKFFVGQVMKVTRGKADPGLVNELVERLLVE from the coding sequence GTGACTGATTACCGGCCCACCATCGCCTTCGAGGTTCACCTTCAGCTGGACACCGCGAGCAAGGCGTACTGCGGCTGCGCCGTCGTCTTCGGCGCCGAGCCCAACACGGTCGTCTGCCCGGTCTGCACCGGCCAGCCCGGCGCGCTCCCCGTCCCCAACCGCGGCGTGTTCGAGAAGGCCGTCCGCGTGGCCCTGGCCCTGGGCTGCGAGATTGCCGAAAAAACCCACTTCGACCGGAAGAACTACTTCTACCCCGACCTGCCCAAGGGTTTTCAGATAAGCCAGCACCCGGTGCCCGTCGGGCGCGCGGGCGAGCTCCGCTTCCCCGCCGAGCGCTACGGCGAAGAGGCCGATGCGGTCGTCAAAATCAGCCGGGTGCACGTGGAGGAGGACACCGCCAAGGCCGTCCACGATTCCAAGGGCGACACCCTGATTGACTTCAACCGCTCCGGGGTGCCGCTCATGGAAATCGTCACCGAGCCCTGCATCCCCACTCCCGAGATCGCCCACGCCTACCTCCTGGCGCTGAAGAACACCCTGGAGTACCTGGACGTCTCCTCGTGCAGCATGGAGGAGGGCTCGCTGCGGGTGGACACCAACATCTCCGTGGCGCCGGCGGGTTCGAAGAAGCTGGGGACCAAGGTCGAGGTGAAGAACCTGAACTCGTTCAAGGCGGTCAAGGCGGCGCTGGAGTACGAGTTCGAGCGGCAGACGGGGATTCTGGCCTCGGGGGGGAAGGTGATTCAGGAGACGCGGCACTGGGACGACCGCGAGGGGACGACGCTGCCCGGCCGGGTGAAGGAGGAGGCGATGGATTATCGCTACTTCCCCGAGCCGGACATCCCGCCCTTAAAAATTCCGCGGGAGTGGGTGGAGGAGATACGGGAGAATCTGCCCGAGCTGCCCCAGCGGGCGCGCGAGCGTCTGCACGCCGCCGGTCTCTCGGGTTATGACGCCTGGGTGCTGGTGGCGGAGCGGAACCGGTTGCGCTACTTCGAGGCGGTCGTCGCGGCCGACGTTCCCGTAAAAGCGGCCGCCAACTGGGTCAACGGCGACCTTGCGGCGCTCTCGAAGGAGGAGGGCCGCGGCTTCGGCGACTGCCCCCTGCCGTCCGACCAACTCGCCGAGCTCATCGAATTGGTCGAGGGCGGGAAGCTCAGCGGGAAGGCGGCAAAGGAGGTCCTGGGACGGGCGTACAGGGGCGAGGGCTCGCCGGCGGAGCTCTTGGAAAAGCACGGCCTGGGGCAAATTTCCGACGAGGACAGCATCGAGGAGGCGGTCCGACGGGTCATCGCCGAGCACCCCGCCGAGCGCGAGGCGTACCGGGCGGGCAAGGTGCAGTTGGCGAAATTCTTCGTGGGGCAGGTGATGAAGGTCACGCGGGGCAAGGCCGACCCCGGCCTGGTCAACGAGCTGGTGGAGCGGCTGCTGGTCGAGTAG
- the rph gene encoding ribonuclease PH: MSVRFDNRKADELRPVKFTRNYIEHAEGSVLVEFGGTRVVCTATVEQGVPTWLKGAGKGWITAEYAMLPRSTGQRSKRESYGRPSGRSLEIGRLIGRSLRSVTRLEKLGERTVTIDCDVLTADGGTRTAAITGSWLALHDALVWLGGGEETGALPISDHVAAVSVGVVAGDELLDLCYREDVAADVDANVVMTGAGNLIEVQATAEGKPFDRACLERLLDLATKGINELVELQRKTLQG, encoded by the coding sequence GTGTCTGTACGTTTCGATAACCGCAAGGCCGACGAGCTCCGGCCCGTCAAGTTCACCCGCAACTACATCGAGCACGCCGAGGGCTCCGTCCTCGTCGAGTTCGGCGGCACCCGCGTGGTCTGCACCGCCACGGTGGAGCAGGGCGTCCCGACCTGGCTCAAGGGCGCGGGCAAAGGCTGGATAACCGCCGAGTACGCCATGCTCCCCCGTTCCACCGGTCAGCGGAGTAAGCGGGAGAGCTACGGCCGTCCCAGCGGACGCTCCCTGGAAATCGGCCGCCTGATCGGGCGCAGCCTCCGGTCGGTGACCAGGCTCGAGAAGCTGGGCGAGCGCACCGTCACCATAGACTGCGACGTGCTCACCGCCGACGGCGGCACCCGTACCGCGGCGATAACAGGCAGTTGGCTGGCCCTGCACGACGCGCTGGTCTGGCTCGGCGGCGGCGAGGAGACGGGCGCCCTGCCCATCAGCGACCACGTGGCCGCGGTGAGCGTGGGGGTCGTGGCCGGGGACGAGCTTCTGGACCTCTGCTACCGCGAGGACGTGGCCGCCGACGTGGACGCCAACGTGGTGATGACCGGCGCCGGGAACCTGATCGAGGTTCAGGCCACCGCCGAGGGCAAGCCCTTCGACCGCGCCTGCCTCGAACGCCTGCTCGATCTGGCCACCAAGGGGATCAACGAGCTGGTGGAGCTCCAGCGTAAGACCCTGCAAGGATAA
- a CDS encoding YCF48-related protein has translation MRGLTLLSIALANLAAGQAVVSPHGELIPPISGPPSPAAQDYSPAPYSDEVAALVDLVNAGDVEDALDLVLAEDTRFTPTEGCFDTGASLTASLLAWGYGVTEDSFFTTLVFSDADSAGEDLCAVGQAGLIYTSSDGGVVWTRRDDGSDPSSLYEVAYAADDPSKVSAAGSSGTFLTSANGGATWTAFELPGEGSLTVTALERPSAGVIYVAGYTPDGMAALKSTDGGASWNYLAHGFPAGATCFGMFFLDEDTGWLCGGTTGSPYRSCISRTTDGGETWELWSAVGPLVVNLSFADADTGFAVGNDYETIFRTTDGGANWETVHSFDGPDYEYLGDVEALSVTNAVAVGYGGCVLSTDDGGDVWGYLREPSDEPDWGHRTALTVVDPERWFAAGYGAFERTDDGGIGWYNGIAELGLPPAVNIYAFKTGASAEPGPLIIAPYDCASENPWFDAPGADANGSGTAAALVAAKVLGALETGRNLGFLFTATRYSGGDLGQSGGRRFLAKNPGFECRAILDLEAVGYANDANRDLLLTGNVPGEELTDAVYGYAHDYVPGLTLYRTTNGFDFGHDHGAFWDAGFLAVLLGEYYPEEDERNYNIGTVHDTRDTLSPGQMLHAARLATAFAAAEALFADEVALEPRDPYVFPNPFRPGRGHTTLTFAGMPAGGLIRVYDISGSLVYEGTADEGPYVEDGLATWRHTWDATNSSGVPLAGGVYIYYAQGPRGDAVGKLAVIP, from the coding sequence TTGCGTGGACTGACGCTTTTATCCATCGCTCTTGCCAATCTCGCCGCCGGTCAGGCGGTCGTCTCACCCCACGGCGAGCTCATCCCGCCGATTTCGGGCCCTCCGTCCCCCGCCGCCCAGGATTACTCGCCGGCGCCCTACTCCGACGAGGTGGCGGCGCTGGTGGACCTCGTAAACGCCGGGGATGTCGAGGACGCCCTCGACCTCGTCCTCGCCGAGGATACCCGCTTCACCCCAACCGAGGGTTGCTTCGACACCGGCGCCTCGCTGACCGCCTCCCTGCTCGCCTGGGGCTACGGGGTGACCGAGGATTCCTTCTTCACCACGCTGGTCTTCTCCGACGCGGATTCCGCTGGGGAGGACCTGTGCGCCGTGGGGCAGGCCGGGCTCATCTACACATCCTCCGACGGTGGCGTCGTCTGGACGCGCCGGGACGACGGGTCCGATCCATCGAGCCTCTACGAGGTGGCCTACGCCGCCGACGACCCGTCGAAGGTCTCCGCGGCCGGTTCCTCGGGGACCTTTCTCACGAGTGCCAACGGCGGGGCGACCTGGACGGCCTTCGAGCTTCCCGGCGAGGGCTCCTTGACCGTCACCGCCCTCGAACGGCCGTCGGCCGGCGTGATCTACGTCGCCGGCTACACCCCCGACGGGATGGCGGCCCTGAAGAGCACGGACGGCGGCGCGAGCTGGAATTATCTGGCCCACGGCTTCCCGGCCGGCGCCACCTGCTTCGGGATGTTCTTCCTCGACGAGGATACGGGCTGGCTCTGCGGCGGGACGACCGGCTCGCCGTATCGGAGCTGCATCTCCCGGACCACGGACGGCGGGGAGACCTGGGAGCTCTGGTCGGCCGTCGGCCCGCTCGTCGTCAACCTGTCCTTCGCCGACGCCGACACCGGTTTCGCCGTGGGGAACGACTACGAGACGATTTTCAGAACGACCGACGGCGGAGCCAATTGGGAAACCGTCCACAGCTTCGACGGACCGGATTACGAGTACCTGGGCGATGTCGAGGCGCTGTCGGTGACGAACGCCGTGGCGGTGGGTTACGGGGGCTGTGTGCTCTCGACCGACGACGGGGGCGATGTGTGGGGATACCTGCGCGAGCCGTCCGACGAGCCCGACTGGGGGCACCGGACCGCACTGACGGTCGTGGACCCCGAACGCTGGTTCGCCGCGGGCTACGGCGCCTTCGAGCGCACCGACGACGGCGGGATTGGTTGGTACAACGGAATCGCCGAACTGGGCCTGCCGCCGGCGGTGAACATCTACGCCTTCAAGACCGGCGCTTCGGCGGAGCCCGGCCCGCTGATAATCGCCCCGTACGACTGCGCCTCGGAAAATCCGTGGTTCGACGCGCCGGGGGCCGACGCCAACGGCTCGGGGACGGCGGCGGCGCTCGTCGCCGCGAAGGTGCTGGGCGCCCTGGAGACCGGGCGTAACCTGGGCTTTCTCTTCACCGCCACCCGCTATTCGGGGGGGGATTTGGGCCAGTCCGGCGGTCGCAGGTTTTTAGCGAAAAACCCCGGCTTCGAATGCCGGGCGATTCTCGACCTGGAGGCGGTGGGCTACGCCAACGACGCGAACCGGGACCTCCTCCTGACCGGCAACGTCCCGGGAGAGGAGCTGACGGACGCCGTCTACGGCTACGCGCACGACTACGTCCCCGGACTCACCCTCTACCGCACGACCAACGGCTTCGATTTCGGGCACGACCACGGCGCCTTCTGGGACGCCGGCTTTCTGGCGGTGCTCCTCGGCGAGTACTATCCCGAGGAGGACGAGCGGAACTACAACATCGGCACCGTCCACGACACCCGCGACACCCTGAGCCCGGGTCAGATGCTACACGCCGCCCGGCTCGCCACGGCCTTCGCCGCCGCCGAGGCGCTCTTCGCCGACGAGGTGGCCCTGGAGCCCCGCGACCCCTACGTTTTCCCCAATCCCTTCCGGCCCGGGCGGGGGCACACGACGCTCACCTTCGCCGGGATGCCGGCCGGCGGGCTGATTCGGGTGTACGATATTTCGGGTTCGCTGGTCTACGAGGGGACGGCCGACGAGGGGCCCTACGTCGAGGACGGCCTGGCCACCTGGCGGCACACCTGGGACGCGACCAATTCCAGCGGCGTCCCCCTGGCGGGCGGCGTGTACATTTATTACGCCCAGGGTCCGCGCGGCGACGCCGTGGGCAAGCTGGCGGTGATTCCCTAA
- the recJ gene encoding single-stranded-DNA-specific exonuclease RecJ has product MVGIGGAKRFEWRASPPDWRGRHRICRELLIHSVTAQVLLNRGMSNPAEAFSFLYGAVHHDPFKFLHMETVVNRITRAVDDGEGIFVFGDYDVDGITGTVALVDFLSRIGARVGHMVPNRLTQGYDLSPKVVAETKAAGYGLLVTNDCGVTAHEAARQARELGLDLIITDHHLPDEKLPDALAIINGNVGGSGYPFSGLAGVGTVYKVISALSRTLGRGPDPEDYLDLVALGTVADVSPLVDENRALVVAGLARMNSIPRLGLAALIDSAGLGGRRIGAKQLSYVLAPRLNAAGRIATAEVGVELLLSEDADEAYRLAMRVESLNRQRRLIESETTREAMALAEDDIAFEEVPVIVVGSNDWHPGVVGIVAARLADRFARPALVFGELGRGSARGYGDFDVIGALDECADVIEDYGGHLHAAGVRIKFPNLPELRRRINEIARRKPIAPHPLLEIDAELRLTAINEQLLWEIERLDPYGIGNPEPVFHAGGVMLADEPRVVGKNHLKLVLTQDGASLEAIAFGRADLASYLPRARPFDIAYHLERNTFHAGSNIQLRVLDFDLEERVEGDLSCVSVDDRRDSGVTDDLLEMVAAGPTVIYAGSNRRRTIQRFLALHGYLPATVPTDFDDRHYLFWETLTIGGFKALPEAWACVCDPFDNHYDAILLRELGRIVRNLHVVLLYERHDLKEWHRKALDRVRLAEIYRDLPKDGPFNDDIIVQLSGRWLTRGEARLALSIFLDLGLLTRRNGSYELVSVQDRRDLTKSFTYQRLVRFGTEGRRFFRQQMELEGQELLQLLLNICSTVG; this is encoded by the coding sequence ATGGTGGGCATTGGAGGAGCGAAGCGTTTCGAGTGGCGGGCGTCGCCCCCCGATTGGCGGGGTCGGCACCGCATCTGCCGCGAGCTCCTCATCCACTCGGTCACGGCCCAGGTGCTCCTCAACCGCGGCATGAGCAATCCCGCCGAGGCCTTCTCCTTCCTCTACGGCGCCGTCCACCACGACCCGTTCAAGTTCCTCCATATGGAGACGGTGGTCAACCGGATCACCCGGGCGGTGGATGACGGCGAGGGCATCTTCGTTTTCGGGGACTATGACGTGGACGGCATCACGGGCACGGTGGCGCTGGTGGACTTCCTCAGCCGCATCGGCGCCCGCGTCGGCCACATGGTCCCCAACCGGCTGACCCAGGGGTACGACCTTTCCCCCAAGGTGGTGGCCGAGACGAAGGCCGCCGGGTACGGTCTCCTCGTGACGAACGACTGCGGGGTCACCGCCCACGAAGCCGCCCGGCAAGCCCGAGAGCTGGGGCTGGACCTCATCATCACCGACCACCACCTCCCCGACGAGAAGCTGCCCGATGCCCTGGCCATCATCAACGGCAACGTCGGCGGGTCCGGTTACCCCTTCTCCGGCCTGGCCGGAGTGGGGACCGTCTACAAGGTCATCAGCGCCCTGTCCAGGACCCTCGGTCGGGGGCCGGATCCCGAGGATTACCTGGACCTCGTCGCGCTGGGAACGGTGGCCGACGTCTCGCCCCTGGTGGATGAGAACCGCGCCCTGGTGGTGGCCGGACTGGCTCGGATGAACAGCATCCCCCGCCTGGGGCTGGCCGCGCTCATAGACTCGGCCGGACTGGGGGGGAGGCGGATCGGGGCGAAGCAACTCTCCTACGTTCTGGCCCCCCGTCTCAACGCCGCCGGTCGCATCGCCACCGCCGAGGTCGGGGTGGAGCTCCTGCTCTCCGAGGACGCCGACGAGGCCTACCGGCTGGCGATGCGCGTGGAGTCGCTCAATCGCCAGCGGCGGTTGATCGAGTCCGAGACGACCCGGGAGGCCATGGCCCTGGCCGAGGACGACATCGCCTTCGAGGAGGTGCCGGTCATCGTCGTGGGGAGCAACGACTGGCACCCGGGTGTGGTGGGGATAGTCGCCGCCCGGCTGGCCGACCGTTTCGCCCGCCCGGCGCTGGTCTTCGGCGAGCTGGGCCGCGGCTCGGCCCGGGGGTACGGCGATTTCGACGTCATCGGCGCCCTGGACGAGTGCGCCGACGTCATCGAGGATTACGGCGGCCACCTCCACGCCGCCGGTGTCCGTATAAAGTTTCCCAACCTGCCGGAGCTCCGGCGACGGATCAACGAAATCGCCCGGCGCAAGCCCATCGCTCCCCACCCGCTCCTCGAGATTGACGCCGAGCTCCGCCTGACCGCCATCAACGAGCAGCTCCTGTGGGAGATTGAGAGGCTCGATCCGTACGGCATCGGCAACCCCGAGCCGGTGTTCCACGCCGGTGGGGTCATGCTGGCCGACGAGCCCCGGGTCGTGGGGAAGAACCACCTCAAGCTCGTTCTCACCCAGGACGGCGCGTCGTTGGAGGCCATCGCCTTCGGGCGGGCCGATCTGGCCAGTTACCTGCCCCGCGCCCGTCCCTTCGACATCGCCTACCACCTGGAGCGCAACACCTTCCATGCCGGCTCCAACATCCAGCTCAGGGTGCTGGATTTCGACCTGGAGGAGCGTGTGGAGGGCGATCTCTCCTGTGTGTCCGTGGACGACCGTCGCGATTCGGGGGTCACGGACGACCTCTTGGAGATGGTGGCCGCGGGGCCGACGGTCATCTACGCCGGTTCGAACCGCCGCAGGACCATCCAGCGCTTCCTCGCCCTGCACGGGTATCTCCCCGCCACCGTCCCCACCGACTTCGACGACCGGCACTACCTCTTCTGGGAGACCCTGACCATCGGCGGATTCAAGGCCCTCCCCGAGGCGTGGGCCTGTGTCTGCGATCCTTTCGACAATCACTACGACGCGATTCTGTTGCGGGAGCTGGGTCGGATCGTCCGGAACCTGCACGTGGTCCTCCTCTACGAGCGGCACGACCTCAAGGAGTGGCACCGCAAGGCGCTGGACCGAGTGCGTCTGGCGGAGATATACCGCGACCTGCCCAAGGACGGGCCCTTCAACGACGACATCATCGTCCAACTGAGCGGCCGGTGGCTGACCCGGGGAGAGGCCCGGCTGGCCCTGAGCATATTCTTGGATCTGGGGCTCCTGACCCGCCGGAACGGCAGCTACGAATTGGTGTCGGTGCAGGACCGGCGGGACCTCACCAAGAGCTTCACCTACCAGCGCCTGGTGCGTTTCGGGACCGAGGGGCGCCGCTTCTTCCGCCAGCAGATGGAGCTCGAGGGCCAAGAACTCCTCCAGCTCCTGTTGAACATCTGTAGCACCGTCGGCTAG
- a CDS encoding aldehyde dehydrogenase family protein, whose translation MEPAKIYVAGEWTPGKAEPIAVTNPYTGEEPVRPVRVALVGAASADQVGAACRAAKTAFAEYGRWPAYRRAEVVAGLRDAVRGRKEELAQILVAQCGKPVTLARAEVERCLETLTLAAECPRWMSGHEVPLDSSPVGRGMLGLVRRIPLGPIAAITPFNFPLNLTAHKLGPALAVGCTVVHKPASATPLDAFVLAEILDGLGLPPGTYNLVPGRGAEVGEPLCASKELRAITFTGSGDVGRWLTTRAGMKKLTVELGSTAAAIVAADADLEFAVPRLVRGAFGFAGQSCISLQRAFVERGIFDDFCDRFVAETETLGVGDPAREDVLVGPMISAAEADRAFAWIEEARAGGAMVLTGGTREGNVIRPTVLAGVRLEMKVVEREVFAPVVSLVPYDTLDEAIAWTNRNDYGLNLSIFTKNLDAALRAAEELEAGAVLVNESPTWRADIMPYGGVKGSGMGREGTRYVFEELTEPKLIAFRR comes from the coding sequence ATGGAACCCGCAAAAATCTACGTCGCCGGTGAATGGACGCCGGGAAAGGCGGAACCCATCGCCGTCACCAACCCCTACACGGGGGAGGAGCCGGTGCGACCGGTGCGGGTCGCGCTGGTCGGCGCCGCGTCGGCGGACCAGGTGGGGGCGGCCTGCCGGGCGGCTAAGACCGCCTTCGCGGAGTACGGCCGCTGGCCGGCCTACCGGAGGGCCGAGGTGGTGGCCGGTCTCCGCGACGCCGTCCGGGGACGGAAAGAGGAATTGGCCCAAATTCTCGTCGCCCAGTGCGGCAAACCGGTCACCCTGGCGCGGGCCGAGGTGGAGCGCTGCCTCGAGACGCTGACCCTGGCCGCCGAGTGCCCCCGCTGGATGTCCGGTCACGAGGTGCCGCTGGACTCCTCGCCCGTGGGTCGGGGGATGCTCGGGCTGGTCCGTCGGATTCCCCTCGGGCCGATAGCCGCCATCACCCCGTTCAATTTCCCGCTGAACCTCACCGCGCACAAATTGGGCCCCGCCCTGGCCGTTGGCTGCACGGTGGTGCACAAGCCGGCCTCGGCCACGCCGCTGGACGCCTTCGTGCTGGCGGAGATTCTGGACGGCCTGGGCCTGCCACCCGGAACGTACAACCTGGTCCCGGGCCGGGGCGCCGAGGTGGGGGAGCCGCTCTGCGCGTCCAAGGAGCTGCGGGCGATAACCTTCACCGGTTCGGGCGACGTCGGGCGCTGGCTCACCACCCGGGCGGGGATGAAGAAGCTGACCGTGGAGCTCGGCTCCACCGCCGCGGCCATCGTCGCCGCCGACGCCGACCTGGAATTCGCCGTCCCGCGGCTGGTCCGGGGCGCCTTCGGTTTCGCCGGCCAAAGCTGCATCAGCCTCCAGCGCGCCTTCGTCGAGCGGGGGATTTTCGACGACTTCTGCGACCGCTTCGTCGCGGAGACGGAGACGCTGGGCGTGGGCGACCCGGCGAGGGAAGACGTGCTGGTGGGGCCGATGATTTCCGCCGCCGAGGCGGACCGGGCCTTTGCGTGGATCGAGGAGGCCAGGGCGGGCGGAGCGATGGTGCTCACCGGAGGGACGCGCGAGGGGAACGTCATCCGACCTACGGTCCTCGCCGGCGTGCGGCTGGAGATGAAGGTCGTCGAGCGGGAGGTTTTCGCCCCCGTGGTGAGCCTGGTGCCCTACGACACGCTCGACGAGGCCATCGCCTGGACGAACCGGAACGACTACGGCCTGAACCTGTCCATTTTCACTAAAAACCTGGACGCGGCGCTGCGGGCGGCGGAGGAGCTGGAGGCCGGCGCGGTGCTCGTCAACGAGTCGCCCACCTGGCGCGCCGACATCATGCCCTACGGCGGCGTCAAGGGCTCCGGGATGGGCCGGGAGGGGACACGCTACGTTTTCGAGGAGCTCACCGAGCCCAAGCTCATCGCCTTCCGTAGATAA